One Cryobacterium psychrophilum DNA segment encodes these proteins:
- the guaA gene encoding glutamine-hydrolyzing GMP synthase: MATASGIDRPVLVVDFGAQYAQLIARRVREASVYSEIVAHTITAAEITAKNPLGIVLSGGPSSVYAEGAPAFDAEIFDLGIPVLGICYGFQVMATALGGTVAHTGAREYGSTPVTVSNSNNVLLADQPADQTVWMSHGDSVATAPAGFTVLASSSSTPVAAFANDERRLYGVQWHPEVKHSENGQHVLENFLHRAAGIPADWNSGNVIAEQVAKIRAQVGTGKVICGLSGGVDSAVAAALVHKAIGDQLVCVFVDHGLLRQDERRQVEEDYVKATGIRLVTVDVREQFLTALEGVSDPETKRKIIGREFIRTFEQAQAELINEAAEIDGDPIRFLVQGTLYPDVVESGGGSGTANIKSHHNVGGLPEDLQFELVEPLRTLFKDEVRAIGAELGLPAEIVQRQPFPGPGLGIRIVGSINRERLDLLRQADAIVRYELTEAGLDREIWQCPVVLLADVRSVGVQGDGRTYGHPIVLRPVSSEDAMTADWTRLPYDLLARISNRITNEVHGVNRVVLDVTSKPPGTIEWE, encoded by the coding sequence ATGGCCACCGCATCGGGCATCGACCGCCCGGTGCTCGTGGTGGACTTCGGTGCCCAGTACGCGCAGCTGATCGCCCGACGTGTGCGTGAGGCATCCGTTTATTCCGAGATCGTGGCGCACACCATCACGGCCGCCGAGATCACGGCGAAGAATCCGCTCGGCATTGTTCTGAGCGGTGGCCCGTCGAGCGTGTACGCCGAGGGCGCTCCCGCCTTCGACGCCGAGATCTTCGACCTGGGCATTCCCGTGCTGGGCATTTGCTACGGGTTCCAAGTGATGGCGACCGCCCTCGGTGGCACCGTCGCCCACACCGGCGCCCGCGAATACGGCTCCACCCCGGTGACCGTGAGCAACTCGAACAACGTGCTGCTCGCCGACCAGCCCGCCGATCAGACCGTGTGGATGAGCCACGGCGATTCGGTGGCCACCGCGCCGGCCGGCTTCACTGTGCTCGCCTCCTCGAGCTCCACCCCCGTCGCCGCGTTCGCGAATGACGAGCGTCGCCTGTACGGCGTGCAGTGGCACCCCGAGGTCAAGCACTCCGAAAACGGCCAGCACGTGCTCGAGAACTTCCTGCACCGCGCCGCCGGTATTCCCGCAGACTGGAACAGCGGCAACGTCATCGCCGAGCAGGTCGCCAAGATCCGCGCCCAGGTGGGCACCGGCAAGGTCATCTGCGGCCTCTCCGGCGGGGTCGACTCCGCCGTGGCTGCCGCCCTCGTGCACAAGGCCATCGGTGACCAGCTCGTGTGTGTGTTCGTTGACCACGGACTTCTGCGCCAGGACGAGCGCCGCCAGGTGGAGGAAGACTATGTCAAGGCCACCGGCATCCGTCTCGTGACCGTCGATGTGCGTGAGCAGTTCCTCACCGCGCTCGAGGGCGTGAGCGACCCGGAGACCAAGCGCAAGATCATCGGCCGCGAGTTCATTCGCACCTTCGAGCAGGCTCAGGCCGAGCTCATCAATGAGGCCGCCGAGATCGACGGCGACCCGATTCGTTTTCTTGTGCAGGGCACCCTGTACCCCGACGTCGTCGAGTCCGGCGGCGGCAGCGGCACGGCCAACATCAAGAGCCACCACAACGTGGGCGGGTTGCCCGAAGACCTGCAGTTCGAACTCGTTGAGCCGTTGCGAACCCTGTTCAAGGACGAGGTTCGCGCCATCGGCGCCGAGCTGGGCCTGCCGGCGGAGATCGTGCAGCGTCAGCCGTTTCCCGGACCCGGCCTGGGGATTCGCATCGTCGGTTCGATCAACCGGGAGCGTCTGGACCTGCTGCGCCAGGCGGATGCGATTGTGCGCTACGAGCTGACGGAGGCCGGTCTCGACCGCGAGATCTGGCAGTGCCCGGTCGTGCTGCTCGCCGACGTGCGCTCCGTGGGCGTGCAGGGTGACGGTCGTACGTACGGACACCCGATCGTGCTGCGCCCCGTGTCGAGCGAGGACGCCATGACGGCCGACTGGACCCGGCTGCCGTACGACCTGCTGGCCAGGATCTCCAACCGCATCACCAACGAGGTGCACGGTGTGAACCGCGTTGTTCTCGACGTCACGTCGAAGCCGCCGGGCACGATCGAGTGGGAGTAA
- a CDS encoding DUF3817 domain-containing protein: protein MPRLPKPADIPKIPGALRLYQVSSVITGVFLLLLCAEVIAKFIYGYEVEMNGENGFLALVPRGTVAAVNVSTAILIMHGWFYVLYLFADFRLWSMMRWPLWRLALMALGGIIPTLSFFLEGPFSRTVKRCLAENDVNAAALAAESAEARS, encoded by the coding sequence ATGCCTCGTTTACCCAAGCCCGCCGATATACCCAAGATTCCCGGTGCGCTCCGGCTCTACCAGGTGTCATCCGTCATTACGGGAGTGTTTCTGCTCCTGCTCTGCGCCGAGGTGATCGCCAAGTTCATCTACGGCTATGAGGTCGAGATGAATGGCGAGAACGGTTTTCTCGCACTGGTTCCGCGCGGAACGGTGGCCGCGGTCAACGTGAGCACCGCCATCCTCATCATGCACGGCTGGTTCTACGTGCTGTACCTGTTCGCCGACTTCCGCCTGTGGAGCATGATGCGCTGGCCGTTGTGGCGTTTGGCGCTCATGGCCCTCGGCGGCATTATTCCCACCCTGTCGTTCTTCCTTGAGGGCCCGTTCAGCCGCACGGTCAAGCGTTGCCTCGCCGAGAACGACGTGAATGCCGCAGCGCTCGCTGCAGAAAGTGCCGAGGCCCGTTCATGA
- a CDS encoding SURF1 family protein encodes MMRRPRWVLALLLALAIAAGFAVLGHWQLARAIESGVVVERSTEVVQPLTDVVQPSRASTQVSTGQMVTFEATVVPGDEQLISKRFNGDELGFWVVSHYVTTPDAAHIAVARGWSVDEAGARAVMDDLAQDAATPVTITGRFLPGEAPELPDAAGPSSVQTTVAPSALINLWANFTDQPVFTGYIVDAVAPTGLATIDSPVPEIGASLNWLNIFYAIEWVVFAGFAVFIWFRLVRDAVEREQEDVEEAEKDAAEALTSGT; translated from the coding sequence CTGGCAGCTCGCTCGGGCCATTGAATCCGGCGTGGTCGTGGAACGCTCGACCGAGGTCGTGCAGCCGCTCACCGACGTGGTGCAGCCCAGCCGCGCGTCGACCCAGGTGTCCACGGGGCAGATGGTGACGTTTGAGGCCACCGTCGTGCCGGGTGACGAGCAGCTCATCAGCAAGCGCTTCAACGGTGACGAGTTGGGGTTCTGGGTCGTGAGCCATTACGTCACCACGCCGGATGCCGCCCACATCGCGGTAGCGCGCGGTTGGTCGGTCGACGAGGCCGGTGCGCGCGCCGTGATGGACGATCTCGCGCAGGATGCCGCCACGCCCGTCACGATTACGGGTCGCTTTCTGCCGGGCGAGGCTCCTGAGCTGCCCGACGCGGCCGGCCCCTCCAGCGTGCAGACGACGGTGGCGCCGTCGGCGCTCATCAACCTGTGGGCCAATTTCACCGACCAGCCCGTGTTCACGGGGTACATCGTGGATGCGGTGGCCCCGACCGGTCTCGCCACGATCGACTCCCCGGTTCCGGAGATCGGAGCCTCCCTCAACTGGCTCAACATCTTCTACGCGATCGAGTGGGTCGTCTTCGCCGGATTCGCCGTGTTTATCTGGTTCCGTCTCGTGCGCGACGCCGTCGAGCGCGAGCAGGAAGACGTGGAGGAGGCCGAGAAGGACGCTGCGGAAGCTCTCACCTCCGGCACGTAG